A single region of the Eleginops maclovinus isolate JMC-PN-2008 ecotype Puerto Natales chromosome 16, JC_Emac_rtc_rv5, whole genome shotgun sequence genome encodes:
- the hoxb6a gene encoding homeobox protein Hox-B6a, with product MSSYFVNSTFPVTLPGSGAGGQSAESFLGQIPLYSSGYAADHPLRHYSGAAAVTAAAAVAYGASGVHQDKSYPASSYYQQAANGGYSGHRGAPGVGVGGATGAGACDYATAAAAAAAAAVATSFYRDKEHPCSLEEHQLALSQEGMHRKAECAGLSGKGMFGDPMDDKLQSSAPIYPWMQRMNSCNGTFGSPGRRGRQTYTRYQTLELEKEFHFNRYLTRRRRIEIAHALCLTERQIKIWFQNRRMKWKKENKLMNSSSSSSSSSSTVNGAEEEEKRTE from the exons ATGAGTTCCTATTTTGTCAACTCCACTTTTCCGGTGACGCTACCGGGATCGGGTGCCGGTGGGCAGTCGGCTGAGTCGTTCCTCGGTCAGATCCCGCTCTACTCGTCGGGATACGCCGCGGACCACCCGCTCCGGCACTACTCGGGGGCGGCAGCCGTCACTGCCGCAGCTGCCGTTGCTTACGGTGCAAGCGGCGTGCACCAGGACAAATCGTACCCGGCGTCCAGCTACTACCAGCAGGCGGCGAACGGAGGGTACAGCGGGCATCGGGGTGCGCCAGGGGTCGGTGTAGGGGGCGCAACAGGAGCCGGTGCATGCGACTACGCCACAGCAGCCGCTGCAGCCGCTGCCGCGGCTGTGGCGACGAGCTTTTACCGGGACAAGGAGCACCCATGCAGCCTGGAGGAGCACCAGCTCGCCCTGAGCCAGGAAGGGATGCACCGTAAAGCGGAGTGCGCAGGGCTGAGTGGGAAAGGGATGTTCGGGGACCCGATGGACGACAAGCTACAGTCATCAGCCCCCATTTATCCGTGGATGCAGCGGATGAACTCGTGCAACG GGACCTTCGGCAGCCCCGGGCGGCGCGGGCGGCAGACGTACACGCGCTACCAGACGCTCGAGCTGGAGAAGGAGTTCCACTTCAACCGGTACCTCACGCGCAGACGGCGGATCGAGATCGCGCACGCGCTCTGCCTCACTGAGCGGCAGATCAAGATCTGGTTTCAGAACCGGAGGATGAAGTGGAAGAAAGAGAACAAGCTGATgaactcctcttcttcctcatcctcctcttcctccacggTGAACGGtgcggaggaagaggagaaacgGACGGagtga
- the hoxb5a gene encoding homeobox protein Hox-B5a, whose translation MSSYFVNSFSGRYPNGPDYQLLNYGPGSGAMNGGTYRDSSSANMHHATGSYGYSYNGMDLTVTNRGGGSSDGSASTGGHFGDSRGFGSPAPETGFRQPSSCSLASAGDSLLSSGSGDNKLGARSSSPRLEQPGSGILSSPNLSSTSSSSGGGGGGTAQQFTELDDASETEELQPGHGNPPPRSGQRQEGGPGGAAAGSTAGSEAPPQIFPWMRKLHINHDMTGPDGKRARTAYTRYQTLELEKEFHFNRYLTRRRRIEIAHALCLTERQIKIWFQNRRMKWKKDNKLKSLSLATAGSAFQP comes from the exons ATGAGCTCTTACTTTGTAAACTCGTTCTCGGGGCGCTACCCAAATGGCCCCGACTATCAACTGCTAAATTATGGACCCGGCAGCGGCGCAATGAACGGCGGGACGTACAGGGACTCTTCCTCCGCCAACATGCACCATGCTACGGGCTCTTACGGCTACAGCTACAATGGCATGGACCTGACCGTCACCAACCGGGGAGGGGGGAGCAGCGACGGCTCCGCCAGCACCGGAGGACACTTCGGGGACTCCCGGGGCTTTGGCTCCCCGGCCCCGGAGACGGGCTTCAGGCAGCCGTCCAGCTGCTCCCTCGCTTCTGCGGGAGACTCCCTCCTGTCATCCGGGAGTGGAGACAACAAACTCGGCGCCAGGAGCTCGTCTCCCCGTTTGGAGCAACCAGGAAGCGGAATTCTGAGCTCTCCAAACCtatcctccacctcctcctcctctggcgGTGGCGGCGGCGGCACGGCGCAGCAATTCACGGAGCTAGATGACGCTTCAGAGACCGAGGAGCTGCAGCCCGGCCACGGCAACCCGCCACCCAGGAGCGGGCAGAGGCAGGAGGGCGGCCCGGGGGGAGCTGCCGCTGGCAGCACGGCGGGCAGCGAGGCGCCCCCGCAAATATTCCCTTGGATGAGAAAGCTGCACATTAACCATG ATATGACAGGCCCGGACGGGAAACGGGCACGGACGGCTTACACACGCTACCAGACTCTTGAACTGGAGAAGGAGTTCCACTTCAACCGGTACCTCACGCGGCGGCGACGCATTGAGATCGCGCACGCGCTCTGTCTAACGGAGCGGCAGATCAAGATCTGGTTCCAGAACCGGAGGATGAAATGGAAGAAGGACAACAAACTAAAAAGCTTGAGCCTCGCCACTGCGGGCAGCGCCTTCCAACCGTAG